The genome window ATTAAATGCTTCTATTACGCTAACGGAAACTGGTTTCTGATAATCTTTGCATTCGATGGCAACATTAAAATCAAAATTATTGGTATTAGTATTAATAAAGACATCAAATTCTCGCTTCTTTCCAAGTCTATCCCTAACCTTATGATTGGTATATATTTTAGTCTGAGGAAGGTCTTTGTATGCTTCTTGGATTATTGCCACTAGCTTTTCAAAAGGTCGTCCATTATTTTTAATCATAATTTAGAAAAACTTGTTTAAGCTACTCAATAAGATGTATAAATTTAGGGTACTACGAAGTAAATCAGTCTTAAAGTTTTTGCGAATTGAGGCTACGTTGAGTACAGTTTCAGATAGAATCTTACAGCTAATACACAACTATAAAGCATAAATAATATTATAGCATAAGAATGAAAGCATTCTACCTGAAAGCCCTTTTTATTACCACGAAAGCGCTATTTCAATTTAAACCATTTTGCGACTGGTAATAGTGAGAAAAGTGGCGGGATCAAAAGGTTTTGTATCAAACACAAATTCCTATATCGTTAAATAAGACTAATGGTAATATGTTCGGTTTTAAGTTGATTGAATTTGTTTTTCCTGCATAGAACTAAAGAAACTAGAGTATTCTTTAGTTTCAGGTTTTAGTTTTTGACTGCGAATCTTGAGCTTAGACTCATTAACAACGATCTGTTTTAACCAAGATTTAAAAGAAATATTTTGAATGGGAAAGGCGCTAATGGTATTATACGCAACAATGAATGAATTTTTAACGACATCTATAGCAACATCTTCATTTCCGGTAATTTTCATACTAACAATAAACATAGGTAGTGAGTATTGTTCATATAGTTCTTTTTGTGCCATTTGCTCACCCTGCTCAGCGCGTTTTACAAGACCTGCAAGATAACTTGGGGATAGCTTTGACTTAGAAAGTATCCATTTTTCTGTAAATGGCTCTTTCGATCTTTCATCTTGGCTCAGATGTGTTCTGATGCTAGCCATAGGTAAGTTGATACCTTCTTGAGTAGATGTATTTTCATACTGATATATACTACTCTTTTTTTCTGCTGTGAGTTGTTCTTGAGAAGAAGATGTCCTTATTGCATGCCAAATATTTACTCCAGACACATAAAGAGTTAATATTCCGGTTAATAGAACGCAAATATCAAGTATTCGGATTTCAGTCATTTTGTTCTTGATTTTTATAGCGTATGTAGATAGAAGATATAAAAATTAGTGAAATCAAAGCAAGGGCAGCAGAATACTTAGTAATGGTACTTTTGTTGTATAAATCCGTTTTGTCTAAATCTGCCACATAAGCAAAACCAAGTAAGACTGATAGGATAACAACTAAAAGCAAAGAAATCCTTCTGTACAATACTCTTTCTTTTTCTTCAATGGCCTGCCAATTCTCCAAATCATTGAGATTGGAAACATGTAAGACTAAGCCGAAGGTTACCATATCAACAATATTTACTATGTATTCACTGCTGACATCTCTTCTTATAGAGAATAGAAAAAACCTAATAATGAACGGCAATGCGCCTATTACAACGGTATAGAATAGCCATTTAGTAAACCTCACTGTCAAATACTTATCAAGGTGCGAAAGGTGACGAAGATAATAAAAAAAGATCCAATGCGTAATTATGATAGCCGTAGTTATAAAATTTAGGTAAATGCAAGAAGTGGCACTTAGTGTTTTACCACCCAATCAAAGTGACGCTGACCGATAGGTAATAATAATTAATTATAATCAATATTAATTTGTAAGTTTGTGGTTATAAAACCAACAGCATGAATACGCCCAAAGAAATAGGAGATTACATTAAGCAGCTACGAAAATTAAAGGGGCTAACTCAGGCTGAATTGGCCGTGATAATAGGCGTTAAGACAGCGACTTACACGCACTTTGAAACAGGCAGAACAAATATGACCCTTGCCACAATAAACAAGATTGCTGATGCTTTGGGGTATGATCTACAGGTTGCGTTCAGCCTAAAAAAGCCAGCCGAAAAATAAATGTTAATTATAATTAATATTATGTAGCCCTTAATGTTAGTTATAATCAATTATTTGCTCTATATTTGTATTGTCAATGAGGGACAGAAAAGGCGATATAGTACTGAGGAGGTTGCCCGCTGGACTGTATGAACTGAGTTGACAAGACATAAAAAACCCCAATGCTAAGTTTTCGACGACCGTAGCAAAGGGGCAAGTGCCACTCTAACCGATAAGTTATAATGAACACGGAGCAAAACTACTCCGACCGGGAGAACTATGCAAAAAAATCCGGTCAAATGGGCCAAAACGCCCCTCAAATCCTTCAAATGCCGGACAGCCGGCAGCCGGTATTCCCGGCCCTATCCGAGGACCTGTATAGTGCCCAGGTTGGCGTACTGCGGGTAGTTGACGACTACTTGGATAGCAACCTGCCCATTAAGCCGATTAACAGAATCCTTTACCACTGGCTTACGACCTATCAGCGTGATCTGAGCGCAACCTCCAATCAAAACACCCTGTACGATCTACTTGGCTTAGTTGATTTCTTAACTGACCTGCAATCGGCTCACGAGGCACTGCAATTCCTGATTGATTTTCAGCAGAGAGGGGGGCAGGGTCATGAATGAGTTAATTACCATTACAACGGGTGAACAAGGTTTGCCCGTGGTGTCAGCTCGTGAATTGTATGAATCACTTGAGAATAAATCTATAAGCTGTATCTATTGTATTAGGAGCCGAAAGTACCCTAATCGCTTTTACGTAGGTAGTGCTACGAATATTTCTAAAAGAAGAAGTCAGCATTTAGCGGACTTGTCAAAAAATAGACATCACTCAATACTTCTTCAAAGGCACGCAAACAAGCACGGTCTATCAGACCTGTATTTTGAAGTGATAAAGCGTTGTTCAGTAATTGACCTCATCGGTACCGAGCAACATTATTTAGATCAACTGCGACCTTATTATAACACCCTCCTTGTTGCAAATAGCCCTGCCGGAACCAAGAGATCGTTAACTGCAATCAAAAAATGGAGACTGAGTATGCAAGGTTATCGACATTCCGAAGAAACTATTCAGAAGATACGTGACTCTAAACGCGAAATCAGTTTATCCACTAGGCAAAAGCAACGACTTGCTAGTACTGGCAGAGTGATGAGTGAGGGAGCCAGAAAGAAAATCAGTGCAGCAGCAACTGGTCGGGTATTAAGTGTTCAGACTAAACAAAAAATAAGTGCCGCAAACAAAGGCAAAAAAGGGAAAGCGGTTTTATGTACAACAAATAATACTCGATATACCTCAATAACAGAAGCTGCTCAAATTCTAGGCTTAGACTTTAGAAGAGTAAGCCGGGTTTGTAATGGAAGCAGGAAGCGTACGGGTGGCTTGCACTTTGAATTTATTCAACAATAACCACTCTACAAATCATGAATAGTCAAACAGGTGAAAATCTGCTATCAATAAAAAATGATGGCGACCAACTAAGGGTTTGTAGTATGGATTTTGCGGAAGGACTTGGCATTCAGCATAAGAATCTTCTTGAAAGTATTCGCACGCATCAAAATGTAATAGAATCGGAATTTGGGCTAATCGCGTTTGAAACGCGAAAAACCGAAACCTTATCCAGCAAAGGGCGGCCTGAAAGTTTAGCTTATTTAACCGAAGATCAAGCCCTGTTCATCGGTACATTAAGCCGAAATTCTAAGCGAGTAGTTCAATTTAAGTCTATACTAGTCAAATCATTTGCTGAAGCAAGAAAGGAACAAAAGGCAAAGCAAGCCACTACTACCCCTGCTTTGTTGTCCGTCGAACAGGTCATACTCCAACAGGCTCACACCCTGCTTGAACAGGGTAATTTGATTGCCCAACTTCGGGCGGACGTTGACGCCCTGCAAGCCAAAGGGCGGTCAAAAGTTAACCCTCACCTGAAAGCAACGCCGGAACTCAAATTTCCTGCTAAGCCAGCCTCGCTGACTCCCTTGCGCCAGCGTATCAGTCGGCACATTAATGAGTATTGCGACCATTACAACGCCTCCCAGTCTCAGGCGTATAGCTACCTCTACAAGCGGCTGTATGATGTGTACGGTATCAACGTATATAAGCTACCGAGAGCCAGTAAAGAAAGCATATTGGATGCTATAGAGCGCCACGCTCATTTAGACCGCTTGTATTCGCTCATAACGGCTGAACTAACCTATTCGGAAAACTAGGCCATGAGAGACTTGAAAAATCTGGACGATGCGGCTTTGGCCGTGTTGTCCATAGCCCTCAATGGCTATCAGGAACACGAAAAAACCAATACGTACGTGTCCCGCTTGTTTTTAGATATTGTTGAGCTACTCGTTGGCTCCATTCAGGATTTGAGCATCTGGGGCATTCGGGATTTGCTGGCAAAAGAAAATAAACGACGGGCCAGAACAGTAACGGTACGGGTGGTGTCACCGACGGACTTTGAGGGTATAGGCAAGCTGGGTAAACAGGAATTGCTTGTGCTTCGGCTCATCGGCCAGGGCCAGCGGAGCGAGGATATAGTTAGACTGCTCAGCATTTCGTACCGCACACTGGCAAACCACAAGGCCCGTATAGCCGCAAAGCTAGGCTTAGGCAGCGCACGCGATTTACTCAAGTTTGCCATTGATAACCTGATGATCTTATGAACAAAGATAAAGGGTTATCCACTACGGCACTTGTTCGGTACATCCGTCGGCTGGATGAGTATGAACAATGGAAACGTACGGTGTTTATCCGGGACCGGTTTACGTGTCAAGTGTGCGGCAAGCGCAATGGGCGAAAGATCATCATCGAAGCGCATCACCTCAAAGATATATCCAAGCTGGTAAGGGAATATAATATTACCAGTGTTGATGAAGCGTTACAGTGCGCTGAATTATGGGCGATTTCTAACGGTCAAACCTTGTGCCGTACCTGCCATGAACAAACGGATAGCTTTCCTAAGAACTTTATTAAACCAGTTGAAAAGAAAGGAGTAAAAAAATGAAACGTTCGGACTTGCATTTTCCCGGCATTTATAAATTCACTAACAAGACAAATGGAATGGTTTATGTTGGTCAGGCGGGTGATATTTACAAGCGTTTATGTGGACATCGTAGATTAAGAAGCACTACAAGGTTCGGCAATGCTTTAAAAAAATATGGCCTTGACGAGTTTATTTTTGAAGTACTTGAGCAGGTAGATGATCTTACTAGGCTTAATGAAAGAGAGCAGTTTTGGATGGACTTTTATCAATGTTATGATAAATCAAAAGGCTATAATTTGACCCCAACGGCGGGTTCGCAAAGAGGGTTTAAGGCATCAAAAGAACAACTCGAAAAAATGAAAATAATTGGTAAGCAATTGTTTGAAGGTGGATTCAGGCCATTCGCTAACCGCTTGTTGAGCGAGGAAG of Spirosoma agri contains these proteins:
- a CDS encoding RNA polymerase sigma factor, giving the protein MTEIRILDICVLLTGILTLYVSGVNIWHAIRTSSSQEQLTAEKKSSIYQYENTSTQEGINLPMASIRTHLSQDERSKEPFTEKWILSKSKLSPSYLAGLVKRAEQGEQMAQKELYEQYSLPMFIVSMKITGNEDVAIDVVKNSFIVAYNTISAFPIQNISFKSWLKQIVVNESKLKIRSQKLKPETKEYSSFFSSMQEKQIQST
- a CDS encoding helix-turn-helix domain-containing protein; protein product: MNTPKEIGDYIKQLRKLKGLTQAELAVIIGVKTATYTHFETGRTNMTLATINKIADALGYDLQVAFSLKKPAEK
- a CDS encoding NUMOD3 domain-containing DNA-binding protein, with protein sequence MNELITITTGEQGLPVVSARELYESLENKSISCIYCIRSRKYPNRFYVGSATNISKRRSQHLADLSKNRHHSILLQRHANKHGLSDLYFEVIKRCSVIDLIGTEQHYLDQLRPYYNTLLVANSPAGTKRSLTAIKKWRLSMQGYRHSEETIQKIRDSKREISLSTRQKQRLASTGRVMSEGARKKISAAATGRVLSVQTKQKISAANKGKKGKAVLCTTNNTRYTSITEAAQILGLDFRRVSRVCNGSRKRTGGLHFEFIQQ
- a CDS encoding Rha family transcriptional regulator; translation: MNSQTGENLLSIKNDGDQLRVCSMDFAEGLGIQHKNLLESIRTHQNVIESEFGLIAFETRKTETLSSKGRPESLAYLTEDQALFIGTLSRNSKRVVQFKSILVKSFAEARKEQKAKQATTTPALLSVEQVILQQAHTLLEQGNLIAQLRADVDALQAKGRSKVNPHLKATPELKFPAKPASLTPLRQRISRHINEYCDHYNASQSQAYSYLYKRLYDVYGINVYKLPRASKESILDAIERHAHLDRLYSLITAELTYSEN
- a CDS encoding helix-turn-helix transcriptional regulator, producing the protein MRDLKNLDDAALAVLSIALNGYQEHEKTNTYVSRLFLDIVELLVGSIQDLSIWGIRDLLAKENKRRARTVTVRVVSPTDFEGIGKLGKQELLVLRLIGQGQRSEDIVRLLSISYRTLANHKARIAAKLGLGSARDLLKFAIDNLMIL
- a CDS encoding HNH endonuclease — its product is MNKDKGLSTTALVRYIRRLDEYEQWKRTVFIRDRFTCQVCGKRNGRKIIIEAHHLKDISKLVREYNITSVDEALQCAELWAISNGQTLCRTCHEQTDSFPKNFIKPVEKKGVKK